The DNA region TTTGCCGGTGAGGTCCATCACCTTGAACCACGACAGGTCGGTGAACACCGTCAGGCCAAACAGGAACAACGCGATGAACAACAGCGTACTGCCCTGGATATTCAGGGCGTTCCGGGCCAGATCACCGAGGCTTTCGCCCAAAGCGCCACCAGCGCCGGCCGGCAGACCGGTCGCGGCGTGGAAATGAATATGGGCCAGGGCCGCGCCCGAGAGCACCAGAAATACCAGGCCGATCAGGCGCCAGGAGAACAGCCAGCCGCTCCACTCCCACTGCTCGTGGCGTTGACGGAAGATTTGATATGCCTTGATCGCCAGCAACAGCGGGAAGATGTAGGCGAAGTAACCCAACACCATGAACAGGATATCGGCGCTGTAGGAGCCGACCGGTCCGCCGAAGTTCTGAACATCGTCGATCTTGCTGTTATGGCTCCAGCCCGGATCGTCCTTGCCATAGGTCAACAAGGCCATCATCAGGAACAGGCACAAGCCGCCGATGGCGATCAATGCACCTTCCTTGAGCCGGTAGTGCAATTGCTGGCGCCAGAGCGGAACGACTGTTTTTGGTGCTGCGGTGGATTTCTTCAAAACGCTTCTTTTCCTGCGCCTGTGGCGCGTCCATCTGTTGAATGACTATAAAAAACTGCCCAACCCAGGCAGGTAAAAAAGTTGACAGGCGTAACTGGGACTACTTTTAACACTACGCTCCGGTTTTTATAAACACGGCGCGCCGCGAATATTCTGTAACAAGTAGGCATTGTACGGGTTTGTTCGTCCGATGCCATGCTTGAAACCCAAGGTGTAGCATAGCCAACAGCACATTACGCGCGGTTCAATTTGAGCATGCATTCTCTTTTGTGACAAAGGCTTATGAGGTATTTTTATGAGCGAAGCGAAGCATTCCCGCCTGATCATTCTGGGTTCCGGCCCCGCCGGTTACAGCGCTGCCGTTTATGCCGCCCGCGCCAACCTCAAACCCGTTGTCATTACCGGAATACAGGCAGGTGGCCAGCTCACCACCACCGTCGAAGTCGACAACTGGCCCGGTGATGTCGAAGGTCTCACCGGACCGGTGCTGATGGAACGCATGCAAAAACACGCCGAGCGCTTTCATACAGAGATCGTCTACGACCACATCCACACCGCCAAGTTGCAACAGCGCCCGTTCGAACTTATCGGCGACGGCGGCACTTACACCTGTGACGCGCTGATTATCGCCACCGGCGCCTCGGCGCAATACCTGGGGCTGCCATCGGAAGAGACATTTGCCGGCAGAGGGGTTTCGGCTTGCGCGACGTGCGACGGTTTCTTCTACCGCAATCAGGTGGTCGCGGTCGTGGGCGGCGGCAATACGGCGGTTGAAGAAGCGCTGTACCTGTCGAACATCGCCAAGGAAGTTCACCTGATTCACCGGCGCGACAAGTTGCGCTCGGAGAAGATTCTTCAGGACAAGCTCTTCGAAAAAGCCGCCAACGGCAATATCCGCCTGCACTGGAACCAGAATCTGGATGAAGTGCTGGGTGATGCCAGCGGCGTGACCGGCGCCCGCCTGCGGGACAGCCATAGCGGCGAAACCAGAGAGTTGCCGCTGGCCGGTGTGTTTATCGCCATCGGCCATAAACCCAACACCGACCTGTTCGAAGGCCAGCTGAAAATGCGTGACGGCTATCTGCTGGTCAAGGGCGGCAGCGAAGGCGATGCTACCAGCACCGATATCCCGGGCGTGTTTGCCGCCGGTGACGTGGCCGATCACGTTTACCGCCAGGCCGTCACATCTGCCGGGGCCGGCTGCATGGCCGCGCTGGACGCCGAGAAGTATCTCGACGACATTCCAGTCGTTTGACGGCACACTTCACGGTGGGCCCACCCGCCCACAACTGCCCTCCCCTTCTGCAAGCCCGGATGCCATGCTGACTTGGTTACAACGCAACACCCTGACCTTCCCGCCCTTGGAAAAAGCCATGCGCGATCCCAACGGGCTGTTGGCCGCGGGCGGGGATCTGTCCGCCGATCGTCTGATTCAGGCCTATCGCCACGGCTGTTTTCCGTGGTTCTCGGAAGGCCAGCCGATTCTCTGGTGGTCGCCGGATCCACGCACCGTACTGTTTCCCGACGAACTGCATGTCTCGCGCAGCCTGAACAAACTGTCGCGCCAACAACGCTATCAAGTGACCTTTGATCAGGATTTTGCCGCGGTCATCCGCGCCTGCGCCGCGCCACGGGATTACGCCGACGGGACCTGGATCACAGAAGCCATGCAAAACGCCTACCTCGAGCTGCACAGGCGTGGCTACGCCCATTCGGTGGAAGTCTGGGACCAGGGCGAACTGGTCGGCGGGCTCTATGGCCTGGCGATGGGTCAGCTGTTTTTCGGCGAATCCATGTTCAG from Pseudomonas sp. ACM7 includes:
- the aat gene encoding leucyl/phenylalanyl-tRNA--protein transferase, which codes for MLTWLQRNTLTFPPLEKAMRDPNGLLAAGGDLSADRLIQAYRHGCFPWFSEGQPILWWSPDPRTVLFPDELHVSRSLNKLSRQQRYQVTFDQDFAAVIRACAAPRDYADGTWITEAMQNAYLELHRRGYAHSVEVWDQGELVGGLYGLAMGQLFFGESMFSRADNASKYGFATLVRHLKDSGFVLIDCQMPTDHLHSLGARAIPRSEFADYLAQHLDQPSRATWVC
- the trxB gene encoding thioredoxin-disulfide reductase, producing the protein MSEAKHSRLIILGSGPAGYSAAVYAARANLKPVVITGIQAGGQLTTTVEVDNWPGDVEGLTGPVLMERMQKHAERFHTEIVYDHIHTAKLQQRPFELIGDGGTYTCDALIIATGASAQYLGLPSEETFAGRGVSACATCDGFFYRNQVVAVVGGGNTAVEEALYLSNIAKEVHLIHRRDKLRSEKILQDKLFEKAANGNIRLHWNQNLDEVLGDASGVTGARLRDSHSGETRELPLAGVFIAIGHKPNTDLFEGQLKMRDGYLLVKGGSEGDATSTDIPGVFAAGDVADHVYRQAVTSAGAGCMAALDAEKYLDDIPVV